GATGTGTGCTAGGTTTAATTCGTTTAAAAAGGGAAGTGTTTTTTCTATGTTTTTAGGGTCAATCATCGCCCAAATCAAATGTCCTTTTGGTGTTTTGGATTCCATATTTTGCGTGGTTTTAAGTTGTAATGTGGCGGATTTTTTGCCAATTTCAGCAATGGTGTAAATATAGACATTTGTATCACTTAAATTACAGAGTGTGATGGAGTCTAATTTGCGCGTTCTACGGGAGCGAAAAAGATGGTTGTAAATCTCGCCTTCTAGTGTGATTGTAGTATTTCCTGCGTATTTGTGATAGGTAAATTGCATTTTAAATTAGATAGAGAAAAAAGAGTGCAAAGGCGCAAAAATCTAGGCTGTATTTGATTTTAGCAAAGTGGAAGAACTTTTCGCGTTTTGTAAAATCTGCTTCAACGTGGATTTGTTTTTGAAATTTATGGCGTTTAATTTCTGCGATTAAAATTGCAAGCCACAACACAAGCATCAAGATAATTTTAAAAGTGAAAATAAAGCCTAGCATTGCCCAAATCACAAAACCGCTAAAAGCACAAGCACTAAGAAGCGTATAATACGCTGGAGCGCAAACGGCTAGAGTGCGAAGTTTTTGTGTATGGGAAGGGTTTGTAAAAAGTGCGTAAAGATTCCAAAGTGGAGGTAAAAGCAAAGGAAAAGAAAGAAATAAATGGATAAAAATAAGCTCAGTCCCAACAAATTCCATAAAATCACTTTAAATTTTTAAGAAATTGTAACAACAAAAGTTGAGTTTGTAAAGATTTGTTGTCAGATTTGGTAGCGGGGGGCGGATTTGAACCACCGACCTTTGGGTTATGAGCCCAACGAGCTACCGGGCTGCTCTACCCCGCGATAACTAATTTAGAGTAAAATTACTGAAATTCTTGCGGTTTTTAAGAAGTGGCTGGGGTACAAGGATTCGAACCTCGGAATGCCTGGACCAAAACCAGGTGCCTTACCGCTTGGCGATACCCCAATGTTTTAAAAGTTGGAATTATAGCTTTATATTTTTTGTTTGTCAAGATAAAATTAGCAGTATTGCGCTATAATTTAAGTTTTGATGATTTAAAAATTAAGGTTTATTATGGATAATGAAGTAATTTTGCGTGTTGAGTTAGCAATAAAAGCAATCCAAAATGGTGAGATGATTATTGTAATGGATGATGAAGATAGAGAAAATGAAGGTGATTTGGTGATGGCAGGGATTTTTAGCACACCAGAAAAAATTAATTTTATGGCGCAAGAAGCGCGCGGGTTGATTTGTGTTTCTATTACAAAAGAGACTGCCCAAGCACTTGATTTACCACCAATGGTAAGTAAAAATAGTTCTAATCACGAGACAGCTTTTACGGTTTCTATTGATGCAAAAGAAGCAAAAACAGGAATTTCTGCATATGAGAGAGATTTAACAATTCAACTAATGTGTAAGCCAAGCACAAAACCAGAAGATTTTGTGCGTCCGGGGCATATTTTTCCACTTATTGCAAAAGAAGGTGGTGTGCTAGAGCGCACTGGGCATACTGAAGCTAGTGTGGATATTTGTCGCTTGGCAGGATTAAAGCCTATTAGTGTGATTTGTGAGATTATGAAAGAAGATGGATTAATGGCAAGAAGAGGGGATAAATTTTTAAGTGAGTTTGCAAAAAAGCATAATTTAAAAATCCTTTATGTCTCAGATTTGATAGAATACCGCTTGCAATTTGAGCAACTAATTGTAATGGAGAGTAAAAATGTGTGCAAGTTTCTAGGCGCAGATTCTATAAAAATACAATTTAGGGATCATTTGGGGAGAAAACATTTTGTATTTGGCTTTGGGAATTCAGAAACTCCGCTAGTAAAATTCCATAGTATTAGGGAAGATTTGGAGTTATTAGAAAATGAGAATTTATTTAACTCTTTAATGGAATCTATTGTGAGATTAAGAGAGCAAGGTGGGTATCTGATTTTTTTACGGACACAAAATAATAGGGATATTAAAGGTTTAGGTATCGGAGCGCAGATTTTAAAAGAATTAGGAGTAAAAGATTTTAAATTATTAAGTGGTTCTAAGAGTAATGAGCTAGATGGAATATTAAG
The Helicobacter winghamensis ATCC BAA-430 DNA segment above includes these coding regions:
- a CDS encoding bifunctional 3,4-dihydroxy-2-butanone 4-phosphate synthase/GTP cyclohydrolase II, which produces MDNEVILRVELAIKAIQNGEMIIVMDDEDRENEGDLVMAGIFSTPEKINFMAQEARGLICVSITKETAQALDLPPMVSKNSSNHETAFTVSIDAKEAKTGISAYERDLTIQLMCKPSTKPEDFVRPGHIFPLIAKEGGVLERTGHTEASVDICRLAGLKPISVICEIMKEDGLMARRGDKFLSEFAKKHNLKILYVSDLIEYRLQFEQLIVMESKNVCKFLGADSIKIQFRDHLGRKHFVFGFGNSETPLVKFHSIREDLELLENENLFNSLMESIVRLREQGGYLIFLRTQNNRDIKGLGIGAQILKELGVKDFKLLSGSKSNELDGILSGFNLKILERIEI